The Brachionichthys hirsutus isolate HB-005 chromosome 11, CSIRO-AGI_Bhir_v1, whole genome shotgun sequence genome includes a window with the following:
- the fzd4 gene encoding frizzled-4 → MRSLLGAALLLLFGAVGRICVVRAFGDEVEEVTCDPIRIGMCQGLGYNVTKMPNLVGNVLQSDAELQLTTFTPLIQYGCSSQLKFFLCSVYVPMCTDKVPFPIGPCGSMCLSVKRKCLPVLHEFGFIWPEVLNCSLFPPQNDHNHMCMEGPGDEDMPYQPGRHPHHQEDCHALGSAPDQYTWLKQTERCTLQCGFDNGLYRRGAKVFTEAWMAVWAVLCFLSTTLTVMTFLLDSQRFSYPERPIIFLSMCCNLYSVAYLVRLTLGRDRVSCDLDAAAVPILVQEGLKSTGCAIVFLLLYFFGMASSLWWVILTLTWFLAAGLKWGHEAIEMHSSYFHIAAWAIPAVKTIVILIMRLVDADDLTGLCYVGNQQQEALTGFVVAPLATYLLIGTLFICAGLVALFKIRSNLQKDGAKTDKLERLIVKIGVFSVLYTVPASTVIGCYLYQLSHWGEFKVSPRDSYVASEMLRIFMSLLVGITSGMWIWSAKTLHTWQRCSARLLRDRASRGGKRAPGDPWIKPGKGNETVV, encoded by the exons ATGCGGTCGCTCCTCGGGGCAGCTCTGCTCCTCTTGTTTGGGGCCGTTGGTCGGATCTGCGTCGTGCGCGCTTTCGGCGACGAGGTGGAGGAAGTGACCTGCGACCCGATCCGGATCGGCATGTGCCAGGGTCTCGGTTACAACGTCACGAAGATGCCCAACCTGGTGGGCAACGTGTTGCAGTCGGACGCCGAGTTGCAACTGACCACGTTCACGCCTCTCATCCAGTACGGCTGCTCCAGTCAACTCAAG TTCTTCCTGTGTTCCGTCTACGTGCCGATGTGCACGGACAAGGTTCCCTTCCCCATCGGTCCCTGTGGCAGCAtgtgtctgtccgttaaaagaAAATGCCTCCCGGTGCTCCATGAGTTCGGCTTCATATGGCCGGAG GTGCTCAACTGCAGCCTCTTCCCTCCTCAAAACGACCACAACCACATGTGCATGGAGGGCCCGGGGGACGAGGACATGCCCTACCAGCCGGGCCGCCACCCTCACCACCAGGAGGACTGCCACGCTCTGGGATCGGCTCCCGACCAGTATACCTGGTTAAAGCAGACCGAGCGCTGCACCCTCCAGTGCGGCTTCGACAACGGGCTCTACCGACGAGGAGCCAAAGTCTTCACGGAGGCGTGGATGGCAGTGTGGGCCGTGCTGTGCTTCCTGTCCACCACCCTGACCGTCATGACTTTCCTGTTGGACTCGCAGCGCTTCTCCTATCCTGAAAGGCCGATCATTTTCCTGTCCATGTGCTGTAATCTGTACAGTGTTGCCTACCTG GTGCGGTTGACTCTGGGGAGGGATCGCGTTTCCTGCGAcctggatgcagcagctgtaccAATTTTAGTCCAGGAAGGGTTAAAGAGCACAGGTTGTGCCAttgtcttcctgctgctctatttCTTTGGGATGGCCTCCTCACTGTG GTGGGTGATCCTGACCCTCACTTGGTTCTTGGCCGCTGGACTCAAGTGGGGCCACGAGGCCATTGAGATGCACAGCTCCTACTTCCACATCGCGGCCTGGGCCATACCGGCCGTCAAAACCATCGTCATCCTCATAATGAGACTCGTGGATGCCGATGACCTGACGGGGCTCTGCTACGTTGGgaaccagcagcaggaggcgctcACGGGCTTTGTGGTGGCACCGCTGGCCACGTACCTTCTTATAG GGACTCTCTTCATCTGCGCCGGACTGGTGGCTCTTTTCAAAATCCGCTCCAACCTCCAGAAGGACGGCGCCAAAACGGACAAGCTGGAGCGTTTAATCGTGAAGATCGGAGTGTTTTCTGTTCTCTACACCGTCCCGGCGTCCACCGTCATCGGCTGCTACCTCTACCAGCTCTCTCACTGGGGGGAGTTCAAGGTCAGCCCCCGGGACTCGTACGTGGCGTCGGAGATGCTTCGGATCTTCATGTCGCTGCTCGTAGGCATCACGTCGGGCATGTGGATCTGGTCGGCGAAGACGCTCCATACCTGGCAGCGCTGCTCAGCCCGGCTGCTCAGGGATAGGGCAAGTCGAGGGGGTAAGAGGGCGCCGGGCGACCCTTGGATTAAACCAGGGAAAGGTAACGAAACGgtagtgtga